A genome region from Dolichospermum compactum NIES-806 includes the following:
- a CDS encoding glycosyltransferase domain-containing protein encodes MSFSKVQLFLRSAKKQNIDVKVLGEGLEWSANSLRLPLILKELKDVKDDTIVLVTDAFDVLYVQNANSIYEKFIQGGYKILFAAEKWYSHQYEEYKDFYDSIKVPYDYKYLNAGTFMGYKKYVCEMIDNILSYPNFHENGSDQRLYGKYCFENPETVTLDYCCDIFWCTAGEWEILPELYDIHNGFVLNKLTGTYPAIIHIPYSKKYYNVLLRLAEDMGDVVSR; translated from the coding sequence GTGTCTTTTTCTAAGGTACAACTCTTTTTGAGATCTGCTAAAAAACAAAATATAGACGTTAAGGTGCTAGGTGAAGGTCTCGAATGGTCAGCCAATTCTCTAAGACTTCCTTTGATTTTGAAGGAACTAAAGGATGTGAAAGATGACACAATAGTTCTTGTTACTGATGCTTTTGATGTTCTGTATGTACAGAATGCTAACAGTATATATGAAAAATTTATTCAAGGTGGTTATAAGATATTATTTGCAGCAGAGAAATGGTACTCTCATCAGTACGAAGAATACAAAGATTTTTACGATAGCATTAAAGTTCCCTATGATTATAAATATCTAAACGCAGGGACTTTCATGGGATACAAAAAATATGTCTGTGAGATGATTGATAATATTCTTTCTTATCCGAATTTTCATGAAAACGGTAGTGATCAAAGATTGTATGGAAAATACTGTTTTGAAAATCCTGAAACAGTAACCTTAGATTATTGCTGTGATATTTTTTGGTGTACAGCAGGGGAATGGGAAATTTTACCAGAACTGTATGACATACACAATGGATTTGTCTTAAACAAATTAACTGGCACATATCCTGCAATAATTCACATACCATACTCTAAAAAGTATTATAATGTTCTGCTCAGGTTGGCAGAAGATATGGGTGATGTTGTATCGCGGTAA
- a CDS encoding glycoside hydrolase family 13 protein, giving the protein MTSFYTKINTPDWVKNAVFYQIFPDRFSRSIPTEQKWLLNIPLEDWNTTPTFHGYKGGNLWGIIEKLDYLQDLGINAIYLNPIFTSASNHRYHTLDYYQIDPLLGGEEAFTNLLKEAHHRKIKLILDGTFNHASRGFYFFNDILENGQNSPWLDWFKITGWPISPYDNSRPANYASWCDLRALPEFNTNNSGVREYIMRIGEYWIKRGADGWRLDSADYIKTPGFWQEFRERIKAINPEAYIVGEIPMNATEWLDGTQFDGVSSLPFLNATTAFIVGDRQVKGHFAEYAPPPPADAAKYGEEINQLLQLYPWEIQLTQLNGINNHDTARLIDVAGGDRPSLYLATLLLFTFPGAPCIYYGDEVGLTGGYDPDCRKGFPDKEEWNQDILEYHRQLIKLRHNYAALKIGEYQTLFAQGQVYIFARILLKEVLIIAVNAGNETAEVSIQTSWRSQPHQVLLTYGYGTVNWNNEAAQPSLNFTLTPRSGLILG; this is encoded by the coding sequence ATGACAAGTTTCTATACGAAGATTAATACACCTGATTGGGTTAAAAACGCCGTTTTTTATCAAATATTTCCTGATCGCTTTTCTCGAAGTATTCCCACTGAACAAAAGTGGTTACTTAATATACCTTTAGAAGACTGGAATACTACTCCTACATTTCATGGTTATAAAGGCGGAAATCTTTGGGGAATAATTGAAAAACTAGATTATTTACAAGATTTAGGTATTAATGCAATTTACCTTAATCCTATTTTTACATCTGCCAGTAATCATCGTTATCATACTCTTGATTATTATCAAATTGATCCCTTATTAGGCGGTGAAGAAGCATTTACCAATCTCCTTAAAGAAGCTCATCATCGTAAGATTAAACTTATCTTAGATGGAACTTTTAATCATGCTAGTAGAGGCTTTTATTTTTTCAATGATATTCTCGAAAATGGACAAAATTCTCCTTGGTTAGATTGGTTTAAAATTACAGGTTGGCCTATCTCACCTTATGATAATTCTCGTCCTGCTAATTATGCTTCATGGTGTGATCTTCGTGCTTTACCCGAATTTAACACTAATAATTCAGGAGTGCGCGAATATATTATGCGTATAGGTGAATATTGGATTAAACGTGGTGCAGATGGTTGGCGTTTAGATTCGGCAGATTACATCAAAACTCCTGGATTTTGGCAAGAATTTCGGGAAAGAATCAAAGCAATTAATCCTGAAGCCTATATTGTGGGAGAAATTCCTATGAATGCAACTGAGTGGTTAGATGGCACACAATTTGATGGCGTGTCAAGTTTACCCTTTCTTAATGCTACCACTGCCTTTATTGTCGGCGATCGCCAAGTTAAAGGACATTTTGCCGAATATGCACCACCACCACCAGCGGATGCGGCTAAATATGGGGAAGAAATTAATCAATTACTGCAACTTTATCCGTGGGAAATTCAATTAACTCAACTTAATGGTATTAATAATCATGATACAGCTAGGTTAATTGATGTAGCTGGAGGTGATCGCCCCAGTTTATATTTAGCAACGTTACTATTATTTACTTTTCCTGGCGCACCTTGCATATATTACGGCGATGAAGTCGGTTTAACTGGTGGTTATGATCCCGACTGTCGTAAAGGTTTTCCTGACAAAGAAGAATGGAATCAAGACATTTTAGAGTATCATCGTCAATTAATTAAACTGCGTCATAATTATGCAGCATTAAAAATTGGTGAGTATCAAACTTTATTTGCTCAAGGACAAGTTTACATTTTTGCGCGAATCTTACTAAAAGAAGTATTGATAATTGCGGTAAATGCGGGTAATGAAACAGCAGAAGTTAGTATTCAAACATCATGGCGATCACAACCTCATCAAGTATTATTGACCTATGGTTATGGTACAGTAAATTGGAATAATGAAGCAGCACAACCAAGTCTCAATTTTACACTTACACCGCGCAGTGGGTTAATTTTAGGTTAA
- a CDS encoding HAD-IIB family hydrolase, with translation MNSNHSLLLATDLDGTFLGGTHQERSEFYQYIHNQQDRILLVYVTGRELDWISNFLVENPHIPKPDYIIGDVGTTIVNGKTFEPISAVQDWIIKQWDNANEQVKNLLANEPGLKLQSVNPDYRVSYYYDSAILQPSTIQKVIDAGFDCIISSYDIYFYFDVMPKGVSKGPTLLKFLSEINFNANNTIACGDTLNDLSLFETGLKGIAVGNSEPRLIEKIQIMENVYHSPYPGVMGIWDGLKVYGKD, from the coding sequence ATGAACTCTAATCACTCATTACTGTTAGCAACTGACCTAGATGGTACTTTTTTAGGTGGTACTCATCAAGAACGCTCTGAATTTTATCAATATATTCACAATCAGCAAGATCGTATTCTTTTAGTGTATGTCACTGGCAGAGAACTAGACTGGATCAGCAACTTCCTAGTTGAAAACCCCCACATCCCTAAACCTGACTACATCATTGGTGATGTAGGAACAACTATTGTAAATGGTAAAACCTTCGAGCCAATTTCTGCTGTGCAAGATTGGATAATTAAACAATGGGATAATGCCAACGAACAAGTTAAGAACCTATTAGCAAATGAACCAGGATTAAAACTACAGTCTGTTAATCCAGATTATCGCGTATCGTACTATTATGATTCTGCAATATTACAACCTAGCACCATTCAAAAAGTAATTGATGCTGGATTTGATTGCATTATTTCATCTTATGATATCTATTTTTATTTTGATGTCATGCCAAAAGGAGTTTCTAAAGGGCCAACTCTCCTGAAGTTTTTGTCCGAAATAAATTTTAATGCTAATAATACAATTGCTTGTGGAGATACTCTCAATGATTTATCCTTATTTGAAACAGGATTAAAGGGAATTGCTGTCGGAAACTCTGAACCAAGATTAATTGAGAAAATTCAAATAATGGAGAATGTTTATCATAGCCCTTATCCTGGAGTAATGGGTATTTGGGATGGTCTTAAAGTCTATGGCAAGGATTAA